Proteins from one Panthera leo isolate Ple1 chromosome D1, P.leo_Ple1_pat1.1, whole genome shotgun sequence genomic window:
- the LOC122199991 gene encoding LOW QUALITY PROTEIN: uncharacterized protein LOC122199991 (The sequence of the model RefSeq protein was modified relative to this genomic sequence to represent the inferred CDS: deleted 1 base in 1 codon; substituted 3 bases at 3 genomic stop codons), with translation MGQTQTTPLSIMIDHFQDVRGRANNLSVEVXKGRWQFFCSSEWPTFNVGWPPEGTFDLPTIHRVRSIISQPKTGHLDQLPYIITWQDLVEDPPSWLKPFLAPLPPEPKPILALQGTKKKKSLIQPSAPLYPVLQGGTEEELIFPPSYNPSRMLEEHHPPPPGEADAVPRAGGGNAPVGSPPFTRQRAQREQSASAADSTILPLRATGPPDAEGNQPHHYWPFATSDLYNWKAQNPKFSEKPAGLIDLLDSVLFTHQPTWDDCQQVLQVLFTTEERERIVNEARKLVPGTDGNPTTNQAQIDASFPLTRPQWDFNTAEGKERLRVYRQTLMGGLRMAARKPTNLAKVGNVQQGKDESPAAFLERIMEAFRTYTPMDPEAPESKAAVIMAFVNQSAIDIRRKLQKIDRLGEKSLQDLLVVAVKVYNNRELPEDKQARAMAAASSKQTRDLARILLATTADSPEERDRRLRQLADDARKGKRTTKGGKQRLQKDQCAYCKEIGHWARDCLKRAGGKGSKTDRVKVLELDELSDXGSRGSDPLPKPRVTLKVEGTPVDFLVDTGAQHSVLRTPQGKLASKKSWVQGATGMSQYSWTTXRTVDLGTGRVSHSFMVIPECPYPLLGRDLLTKIGAQITFRQGGPQVTDGKGHPIQVLTMKLEDEYLLHQEALPREDNIDRWLQEFPSVWAETGGGMGLAAHRTPVLVELKPGESPVRIKQYPMSQEARKGIQPHIRRLRSLGVLVPCQSAWNTPLLPVKKPHTNDYRPVQDLREVNKRVVDIHPTVPNPYTLLSSLAPSRVWYTVLDLKDAFFSLPLAPQSQPLFAFEWHDPEEGYSGQLTWTRLPQGFKNSPTIFDEALYEDLGEYRREHPGLTLLQYVDDILIAADTAKDCERGTQDLLATLGALGYRASAKKAQICRERVSYLGYILEGGQRRLSDARKETVLKIPTPTSRREVREFLGSAGYCRLWVPGFAEIARPLYEATKEGKTFKWTEKEEIAFNQLKKALLSAPALGLPDIMKPFHLFVDEHKGIAKGVLTQALGPWNRPVAYLSKKLDPVAAGWPPCLRIIAATALLVKDADKLTLGQEIWITTPHAIEGVLKQPPDRWMSNTRVTHYQSLLLNPPRVRFHPSAALNPATLLPDPDLGAPLHDCAGILEQVHGFRMDLTDQPLPDAEATWFTDGSSFVRDGHRYAGAAVVTETDTVWTEALPSGTSAQRAELIALTKALMLGAGKRLNIYTDSRYAFATAHIHGAIYQERGLLTAEGRTIKNKQEILNLLTALWLPAKLAIIHCQGHQKADNPVARGNRKADQAAKAVALTPVPTMTIQLPDPGDPVLPDQPKYSQEELQRIKKLPMAQEIKGWWYTPNKELVLPDRLGVSILEHMHRSTHMGARKLKDLIRHAGIKIHQQDTKIEQVVSACKTCQLTNAKATSNKKGTRLRGTRLGAQWEVDFTEVKPGKYGYKYLLVFTDTFSGWVEAYPTKHEMAQTVAKKLLEDILPRYGFPAMVGSDNGPAFISQVTQAVAKAVGANWKLHCAYRPQSSGQVERMNRTLKETLTKLTMETGGDWVTLLPYALYRVRNTPYTLGFTPYEIMFGRPPPVIPSLRAELLAEFKDQELFLSLRGLQRAHEDIWPRLRAIYEAGPTPTSHQYKPGDWVYVKRHHRETLEPRWKGPYIVVLTTPTALKVDGIATWVHHTHVQ, from the exons atgggacagactcagactactcctctaagtattatgattgatcactttcaggatgtgaggggaagagctaacaacctcagtgtggaagtctgaaagggtcggtggcagtttttttgttctagcgagtggccaactttcaatgtcggatggccaccagaggggaccttcgacctccctaccatccaccgagtcaggagtatcatctctcagcctaagacgggccatcttgatcagctcccttacattatcacttggcaggaccttgtggaagacccaccctcttggcttaagcccttcctagccccgctccctccggagccaaaacccattcttgctttgcaggggacaaagaagaagaaaagtcttatccagccttcagcacccctctaccctgtcctacaggggggtactgaagaagaattaatttttcctccctcgtataacccctctaggatgctggaagaacaccatcctccccctccgggggaggcagacgctgttccgagagcgggaggcggaaacgctccagtgggaagcccgcccttcaccagacaaagggctcagagggagcaatccgcctccgccgccgactccactattctgcccctgcgagccaccggacccccggacgcggaggggaaccagccccatcactattggcctttcgccactagtgacctctacaattggaaagctcagaatcctaagttttccgagaaaccggcagggcttattgatttattagactctgttctttttacccatcagcccacgtgggacgattgccagcaggttttgcaggtcctgttcacgactgaagaaagagaaagaatcgtcaacgaggcccgaaaactagttccgggcacagacgggaatcccaccaccaaccaggctcagatagatgcctccttccccttaactcggccccagtgggatttcaacacggcagaaggtaaggagaggctccgggtctaccgccagactctaatggggggtctccgaatggctgctagaaagccaaccaatttggccaaggtaggaaatgtacaacagggaaaagatgaatctccggctgcctttttagaacggatcatggaggcattccgtacctatacccccatggatccagaggctccggaaagcaaggcagctgttatcatggcctttgtaaaccaatcggccatagacattaggagaaaattacagaaaatagatagactaggagaaaaaagtctgcaggacttactggtggtagccgtaaaggtatataataaccgggagcttcctgaggacaagcaggctcgcgccatggcggctgccagcagtaagcagactcgagacctggccagaatactactagctaccactgctgactcccctgaggaacgagaccgccgtctccggcagctggcagacgacgcaagaaaaggtaaaagaaccaccaagggggggaagcagaggctgcagaaggatcagtgcgcatactgcaaggagatagggcattgggcccgagattgtctgaaaagggccggcgggaaaggaagcaagactgatcgagtaaaagtcctagagctagatgaactaagtgattaggggagtcggggttcggaccctctccccaaacccagggtaactcttaaagtggaggggacccctgttgacttccttgtcgacaccggagcacaacattcggtcctccgcaccccacaaggaaaactagccagcaagaagtcctgggtacaaggggcaactggtatgagccagtattcatggactacctgaagaacagtagatttgggaacgggccgggtatcccactcctttatggtaataccagaatgcccctacccgctgttaggacgggacttattgaccaagattggagctcagataactttcagacaaggggggcctcaggtcaccgatggcaagggccaccccatccaggtactgaccatgaaactggaggatgaatacctcctccaccaggaggcgctcccgagagaggataatatagacagatggctacaagaattcccctcggtttgggcagagactgggggggggatgggactagccgctcataggaccccagtcctggtagagctcaagccaggagagagtccggtaaggatcaaacaataccccatgtcacaggaggcccggaaggggatccagccacacatccggagactacgaagcctaggggtactagttccttgccagtctgcctggaacacccccttactgccggtcaaaaagcctcacacaaatgactaccgaccggtacaagacctccgggaagtaaataagagggtcgtggacatacacccaactgttcccaacccatatactctcttgagctccttggcgccctccagggtctggtatactgtactagatttaaaggacgccttcttcagtctgccgctggcaccccagagccaacccctgttcgccttcgagtggcatgatccggaggagggctacagtgggcaactcacctggacacggctacctcagggattcaaaaattcacccaccatcttcgacgaggcactatacgaggacctgggtgagtacagaagggagcaccctggcctcaccctcctacagtacgtagatgacatcctgattgctgctgacacggccaaagactgtgagcgagggacccaggacctgctggctaccctgggggctttagggtaccgggcatccgcgaagaaggctcagatatgcagggagagggtaagttacctgggatatatcctggagggcggacagcggcggttatcagatgccagaaaagaaactgtcctaaagatccctactcccacctcccgaagagaagtgagggaattcctaggatcagccggctactgccgcctctgggttccaggttttgctgagatcgccaggcccctatatgaagctaccaaagaggggaaaacatttaaatggactgaaaaagaagaaattgcctttaatcagttaaaaaaggccctcctaagtgccccagccctgggcctaccagacattatgaaacccttccacctctttgtagatgaacataagggaatagcaaaaggggttctaactcaagccttaggcccctggaaccgcccagtggcttacctgtctaagaaactagacccagtggctgccggctggccaccatgcctaagaattattgcggcgacagcactcctagtcaaggatgcagacaaactgaccctaggacag gagatctggatcacaaccccacacgccattgaaggggtcctgaaacagcctcctgatagatggatgagcaatacacgtgtgactcattaccagagcctcctactcaaccctccacgagtgcggttccaccccagtgcagccctcaatcctgcaaccctgctgcccgaccctgacctaggtgctccactacatgactgtgcgggaatcctggaacaagtacatggattccggatggacctgaccgaccagcccctccccgatgccgaggctacttggttcactgatggcagcagctttgtgcgagatggacacaggtatgcgggtgcagcggtggtcaccgaaacggacaccgtatggacggaggctctaccctccggaacgtcagcccagcgagcggagctcatagccctcaccaaggcgctgatgctgggagctggaaaacggcttaacatctacacagacagccgttatgcatttgccaccgctcatattcatggggcaatttatcaggagagggggttactgacggcagaaggacggactataaaaaataagcaggagatacttaacctgcttacggccttatggcttcctgccaagctagccattatccactgccaagggcaccaaaaagctgataacccagtagctagaggtaatcgaaaggctgaccaggcagccaaggcagtagcccttactccagtccccaccatgaccatacaactaccggacccgggagacccagttttaccagaccagcccaaatactcccaggaggagttacagcggatcaagaaactccccatggcccaggagataaagggatggtggtatacacctaacaaggagctcgtgctgccagaccggctcggagtctcaatattagagcacatgcatcggtctactcatatgggggcccgaaaattaaaagacttaatccgacatgccggaatcaagattcaccaacaggacaccaaaatagagcaagttgtatctgcctgcaagacctgccaactcaccaacgcgaaagccacatcaaataaaaaaggaaccaggctcagaggcaccagactgggagcccaatgggaagtcgacttcactgaagtcaaaccaggaaagtatggttataaatatcttttagtatttacagacaccttctctggctgggtggaggcatacccaaccaagcatgaaatggctcagacggtggctaagaagctactagaagacatcttacccaggtatggttttcctgccatggtaggatcagacaatggaccagcttttatctctcaggtaacacaggcagtagccaaggcggtgggggcaaactggaaattacattgtgcttataggccccagagctcaggacaggtagaaagaatgaatagaaccctaaaagagacccttaccaaattaaccatggagactggcggggactgggtgactctcctaccgtacgccctttaccgggttagaaacactccttacactctgggttttactccctacgagatcatgtttggcaggccaccccctgttattcccagccttcgagctgaacttcttgcagagtttaaagatcaagaactttttctttccttgagagggctccagagggcgcacgaggatatttggccgcgcctccgtgccatctacgaggctggcccgaccccgacatctcatcagtacaagccgggagactgggtctatgtcaagaggcaccaccgagagactctcgagccgcgctggaagggaccctacattgtagtgctgacaacccccaccgctctcaaagtagacggcatcgcgacctgggtccatcacacccacgttcag